The Gemmatimonadaceae bacterium genome includes a window with the following:
- a CDS encoding aspartate aminotransferase family protein produces MSIRPPSADPIAPGSSLSLDEQWMPFTANRAFKRAPRLLVSAKDMHYVAADGHRVLDGTAGLWCVNAGHARESIVRAIAEQAATLDYAPGFQMGHPLAFELARRVAALTPDDLNRVFFTNSGSEAVDTALKIALAYWRARREPERLWFVGRQRGYHGVGFGGTSVGGIPANRRQFEGQLLPNVDHLPDTHDLAHNAFSRGQPAWGAHLADALQTLIASHGSRAIAAVIVEPMAGSTGVLVPPKGYLERLRDLCDQHGILLIFDEVITGFGRLGAPFAAQQFGVTPDMITMAKGITNAAVPMGAVAVRTRIHDAIVDAAPDGIELFHGYTYSGHPLACAAGLATLDLYEREGLFARSAELAPYWADAIHRLDDARHVIDVRNVGLVGAVELRPRDGKPGARAFDAFLDCLEHGVLVRVAGDNIALSPPLIVTTEQIDEIVEAVAQALRRIS; encoded by the coding sequence ATGTCGATTCGCCCTCCGTCCGCAGATCCGATCGCCCCCGGCTCGTCCCTGTCGCTGGATGAACAGTGGATGCCCTTCACCGCCAACCGCGCCTTCAAGCGGGCGCCGCGCCTCCTCGTCTCGGCCAAGGATATGCACTACGTGGCGGCCGACGGACACCGTGTACTCGACGGCACGGCTGGCCTCTGGTGTGTGAATGCGGGCCACGCGCGCGAGTCAATTGTACGCGCGATCGCCGAGCAGGCCGCCACACTCGACTACGCGCCGGGATTCCAGATGGGCCACCCGTTGGCGTTCGAACTCGCCCGCCGCGTGGCCGCTCTTACTCCCGACGACCTGAACCGCGTGTTCTTCACGAACTCGGGGTCGGAAGCCGTGGACACCGCGCTCAAGATCGCCCTCGCATACTGGAGGGCGCGCCGGGAACCGGAGCGCCTCTGGTTCGTGGGACGCCAGCGCGGCTACCATGGCGTGGGGTTCGGCGGGACGTCGGTGGGAGGCATCCCTGCCAACCGCCGTCAATTCGAAGGCCAGCTACTGCCCAACGTCGACCACCTGCCCGATACCCACGACTTGGCGCATAACGCGTTCAGCCGCGGGCAGCCGGCGTGGGGCGCGCACCTCGCCGATGCGCTCCAGACGCTCATCGCCTCGCACGGGTCCCGCGCCATCGCCGCGGTGATCGTCGAGCCGATGGCCGGTTCCACGGGTGTACTCGTGCCGCCCAAGGGCTACCTCGAACGGCTGCGCGACCTCTGCGACCAACACGGTATTCTGCTGATCTTCGACGAGGTGATCACGGGGTTCGGCCGGCTCGGCGCCCCATTCGCCGCACAACAGTTCGGCGTGACTCCGGACATGATCACGATGGCCAAAGGCATCACCAACGCCGCCGTGCCGATGGGCGCCGTGGCCGTCCGCACACGCATCCACGATGCGATCGTGGACGCGGCGCCCGATGGCATCGAACTCTTCCACGGCTACACCTATTCCGGTCATCCCCTGGCCTGCGCGGCGGGGCTCGCCACGCTCGATCTGTACGAACGCGAAGGACTGTTCGCGCGTTCCGCCGAACTCGCGCCCTACTGGGCTGACGCCATCCATCGGCTGGACGACGCTCGGCACGTGATCGACGTGCGCAACGTCGGCCTCGTGGGGGCGGTGGAACTCCGGCCGCGCGACGGGAAGCCGGGCGCGCGAGCGTTCGACGCGTTCCTCGACTGCCTGGAGCACGGCGTGCTCGTGCGCGTCGCCGGCGACAACATCGCGCTCTCCCCACCGCTCATTGTAACCACCGAACAGATCGATGAGATCGTGGAGGCCGTCGCCCAAGCGTTGCGGCGCATTTCGTGA
- a CDS encoding Ig-like domain-containing protein yields MSNISCMIRRLFLALALGAVACSYRGSPSGPATPEVRSVSLGPSNPTLAVGQTVQLTATAYDAHGNVVGGLTVAWTSAAPSVARVDSNGLVAGLAAGRAQISASVAGANGALTVTVGP; encoded by the coding sequence CTGCATGATCCGCCGGTTGTTTCTCGCCCTCGCTCTCGGCGCGGTCGCGTGCAGCTACCGTGGCAGCCCGAGCGGGCCCGCGACCCCTGAAGTGCGATCGGTTTCCCTGGGACCGAGCAACCCCACGCTCGCGGTCGGCCAGACCGTCCAACTCACCGCCACCGCATACGACGCGCACGGGAACGTGGTGGGCGGGCTGACCGTGGCGTGGACCTCGGCCGCTCCGTCAGTCGCCCGGGTGGACAGCAACGGGCTGGTCGCGGGACTCGCGGCAGGCCGAGCCCAGATTTCCGCCTCCGTGGCCGGCGCCAACGGCGCCCTCACGGTGACGGTCGGCCCGTAG